Proteins found in one Vagococcus carniphilus genomic segment:
- a CDS encoding PBP1A family penicillin-binding protein, whose protein sequence is MRRETNGQPPKRKRSKGKAILITCIVLLSLICIPLIIGSATFFYYVKDAPKLDFTKLEDTRSSTLLDSKGAVFLTLGEKNREIIQPNEIPPTLKNAVISIEDKRFEKHVGVDPIRIAGAAISNFKGNSTQGGSTLTQQLIKLSYYSHKKEDQTLKRKAQEAWLSVELEKKKSKDEILTYYINRVYMSNGVYGMKTAAETYYGKDFKDLSLAQYALLAGIPQAPNNYDPYTNKDNAKKRRDLVLNEMYKDKKISEKDYKAAVAEPVDEGLIPLKEDSTMQVVTDNYVKEVIKEVQKKTKKNIYTDGLEVHTNIDLEAQTYLYNLMNNENSSINFPDDEFQAAGTLVDVKSGSVKAQVGGRKSKEKSQLGLNRAVENERDIGSTSKPLVAYGPAIEDLNYGSGEIFVDEPYKYADGTSVYNYDRAYRGGLTMRESLVDSRNIPALKAQKEVGDDKAKDFIHKLGFKNDVYESTAISMQGSTEKLASAYAAFANGGVYYEPSYVSKIVYEDGTEEKIESKGSRAMKESTAYIVTDMLKDVISRGTGVNAQVPQLIQAGKTGTSNYSDDALPNVIGDGSPDISFVGYTPKYSFAVWTGYDKYYNAIPVQDQQIAMDIYRNYMTFLYQNLEITDWKQPDDVVRIGNQVYVKDHVGNQGGQTYNSYSSQTSQSNVAPPVSSAAPEPSKPSETKPDPTPTPSSSTPPPPPPTSSSDNGGNNGGNDGGDNGGNNGGDSGGNNGGGDKPDGNNGGNDGGSTPSSK, encoded by the coding sequence ATGAGAAGAGAAACCAATGGGCAACCCCCAAAAAGGAAACGGAGTAAAGGAAAAGCGATTTTAATTACTTGTATTGTTTTACTTTCTTTAATTTGTATTCCCTTAATTATCGGAAGTGCGACCTTTTTCTATTATGTAAAAGATGCACCAAAGTTAGATTTTACTAAGCTAGAAGATACACGTTCTTCTACTTTACTTGATTCAAAAGGAGCTGTGTTCTTAACCTTAGGTGAAAAGAACAGAGAAATTATTCAGCCCAATGAAATTCCACCAACCTTAAAAAATGCGGTTATTTCTATTGAAGATAAACGTTTTGAAAAACACGTTGGTGTTGATCCAATTCGTATCGCTGGTGCTGCTATTTCAAACTTTAAAGGAAATAGCACTCAAGGGGGAAGTACACTAACCCAACAGCTGATTAAACTTTCTTACTATTCTCACAAAAAAGAAGACCAAACTTTAAAAAGAAAAGCTCAAGAAGCTTGGCTTTCAGTAGAATTAGAAAAGAAAAAATCAAAAGATGAAATCTTAACTTATTATATTAATCGCGTTTATATGTCAAACGGTGTTTACGGGATGAAGACGGCTGCTGAAACTTATTATGGTAAAGATTTTAAAGATCTTTCACTTGCTCAGTATGCCCTTCTTGCAGGAATTCCTCAAGCACCTAATAACTACGATCCGTATACAAATAAAGACAATGCTAAAAAAAGACGAGACTTAGTTCTAAACGAAATGTATAAAGATAAAAAAATATCTGAAAAAGATTACAAAGCTGCCGTTGCCGAACCTGTTGACGAAGGGCTTATTCCATTAAAAGAAGATTCAACTATGCAAGTTGTCACTGATAACTATGTTAAAGAAGTTATTAAAGAGGTTCAAAAGAAAACCAAAAAGAATATTTATACGGACGGATTAGAAGTTCACACAAATATTGATTTAGAAGCTCAAACTTATTTATATAACTTAATGAATAATGAAAATTCTTCCATTAACTTCCCTGATGATGAATTCCAAGCAGCTGGAACCTTAGTTGATGTTAAATCTGGTTCAGTTAAGGCTCAAGTTGGAGGAAGAAAATCAAAAGAGAAATCACAACTTGGCTTAAATAGAGCTGTTGAAAACGAACGTGATATCGGTTCAACATCTAAACCTTTAGTAGCATATGGACCTGCCATCGAAGACTTAAACTATGGTTCTGGAGAAATATTTGTGGATGAGCCATATAAATATGCAGATGGCACATCTGTTTACAATTATGACCGTGCTTATCGTGGTGGTTTGACGATGAGAGAATCTCTAGTTGATTCAAGAAACATACCTGCTTTAAAAGCTCAAAAAGAAGTTGGAGATGATAAAGCAAAAGATTTTATCCATAAACTTGGATTTAAAAATGATGTTTATGAATCAACTGCGATTTCAATGCAAGGTTCTACTGAAAAATTAGCTTCTGCTTATGCAGCTTTTGCTAATGGCGGTGTTTATTATGAACCATCTTACGTTAGCAAAATTGTTTATGAAGATGGTACTGAAGAAAAAATTGAATCTAAAGGTAGTCGTGCAATGAAAGAGTCTACTGCCTATATCGTTACTGATATGCTTAAAGATGTCATTTCACGTGGTACAGGTGTCAATGCTCAAGTTCCTCAATTAATTCAAGCTGGTAAAACAGGTACGTCTAACTATTCAGATGATGCCTTACCTAATGTGATTGGTGATGGAAGTCCTGATATCTCATTTGTTGGATATACTCCGAAATATTCATTTGCTGTTTGGACAGGATATGACAAGTATTACAATGCCATCCCTGTTCAAGATCAACAAATTGCGATGGATATTTACCGTAATTATATGACCTTTTTATATCAAAACCTTGAAATTACAGATTGGAAACAACCAGATGACGTTGTCCGTATAGGCAATCAAGTCTATGTTAAAGATCATGTAGGTAACCAAGGTGGGCAAACCTATAACAGTTACAGTTCACAAACGTCTCAAAGTAATGTTGCTCCACCTGTTAGTTCTGCTGCTCCTGAACCTTCAAAACCTTCAGAAACTAAACCAGATCCAACGCCTACACCTTCATCATCAACACCTCCTCCTCCACCTCCAACAAGTAGTTCGGATAATGGTGGTAACAACGGTGGTAATGACGGTGGCGATAATGGCGGTAATAATGGTGGCGATAGTGGTGGCAATAACGGTGGTGGAGACAAACCAGACGGCAATAACGGTGGTAATGATGGTGGCTCCACTCCTTCATCTAAATAA
- the nth gene encoding endonuclease III: MLSGKKTVEALDRMEVMYPDARGELDYETPFQYLIAVILSAQATDVSVNKATPVLFKAYPTAEKLAAAPLESVMEKIKTIGLYRTKAKNIIKASQMLIDDFEGEVPKTIKEMMKLPGVGQKTANVVAGDLFGVPAIAVDTHLDRVSKRLRICKQSATVTEVEAALMKKIPKERWIQAHHTMILFGRYHCTARKPKCPDCPLLDLCAEGQQIMKKKIDLTK; encoded by the coding sequence TTGTTATCAGGAAAAAAAACAGTAGAAGCACTTGATAGAATGGAAGTTATGTACCCGGATGCTAGAGGTGAGCTTGATTATGAAACGCCTTTTCAATATTTAATTGCAGTCATATTGAGTGCGCAAGCAACCGATGTTTCTGTTAATAAGGCAACACCTGTATTATTTAAAGCATACCCAACAGCTGAGAAATTAGCAGCAGCCCCTCTTGAAAGTGTTATGGAAAAAATAAAAACAATTGGTTTGTACCGTACAAAAGCTAAAAACATAATAAAAGCTTCTCAAATGCTTATTGATGATTTTGAAGGTGAAGTACCTAAAACAATTAAAGAAATGATGAAGCTACCAGGTGTTGGTCAAAAAACAGCAAACGTTGTTGCTGGAGACCTTTTTGGTGTACCTGCTATTGCCGTAGATACTCATTTAGATAGAGTTTCAAAACGCTTGAGAATATGTAAGCAATCTGCAACAGTAACAGAAGTAGAAGCTGCTCTTATGAAGAAAATACCTAAAGAGAGATGGATTCAGGCGCATCATACGATGATTCTTTTTGGAAGGTACCACTGTACAGCAAGAAAACCTAAATGTCCTGACTGTCCATTACTTGATTTATGTGCTGAGGGACAACAAATAATGAAAAAAAAAATAGATTTGACCAAATAG
- a CDS encoding DnaD domain protein, with protein sequence MLTLKEFLKADTTTVSNLLLQYYQKIGMSNDEFILFLHLLRFEQEGNSFPELGVLEETTGMSIDHIIQVLQSSVDKGFISIETQINSSGQSEDRYDLTLFYDRLGHYLEQLEKKQLEVSSEKKVTNLYQTFEVEFGRPLSPIEFETIQSWLTVDHYGTELIELALREAVLNQAYSLKYIDRILLAWERKNLRTKQDVQVDQKKRTNQIESKAKNEEEEKLPFIPLHNWLNPNEK encoded by the coding sequence ATGTTAACATTAAAAGAATTTTTAAAAGCTGATACAACAACTGTATCCAACTTGTTACTTCAGTATTATCAAAAAATAGGGATGTCTAATGACGAATTTATCCTTTTTTTGCATCTTCTACGTTTTGAACAGGAGGGAAATTCATTTCCTGAGTTAGGTGTTTTAGAAGAAACAACAGGGATGTCAATAGATCACATCATTCAAGTGCTTCAATCTTCAGTAGATAAAGGATTTATCTCGATTGAGACTCAGATAAACTCCTCAGGACAATCAGAAGACAGATATGATTTAACTCTTTTTTACGACCGATTGGGTCATTATTTAGAGCAACTTGAAAAGAAACAGTTGGAAGTATCAAGTGAGAAGAAAGTAACTAATCTATATCAAACTTTTGAAGTAGAATTTGGAAGACCTTTATCACCTATTGAATTTGAAACGATTCAAAGTTGGTTAACTGTTGACCATTATGGAACTGAATTAATTGAACTTGCTTTAAGAGAAGCCGTGTTAAATCAAGCCTATAGCTTAAAATATATTGACCGAATATTACTTGCATGGGAAAGAAAAAATTTAAGAACAAAACAAGATGTTCAAGTCGATCAGAAAAAAAGAACAAATCAAATTGAATCAAAAGCCAAAAATGAGGAAGAAGAAAAACTGCCATTTATCCCTCTTCATAATTGGCTAAATCCAAATGAAAAATAA
- the upp gene encoding uracil phosphoribosyltransferase, giving the protein MGKFQVIDHPLIQHKLTIIRDKNCGTKVFREVVDEIAMLMAYEVSRDMPLEDIEIETPIGKSIQKTLTGKKVAIVPILRAGIGMVDGMLELIPAAKVGHVGLYRDEETFEPVEYFVKLPADIAERQLFVVDPMLATGGSAIMAIDLLKKRGATNIKFVCLVAAPEGIKALQEAHPDIDIITAGLDEKLNEQGYIVPGLGDAGDRLFGTK; this is encoded by the coding sequence ATGGGAAAATTTCAAGTTATTGATCATCCACTAATTCAACACAAGTTGACAATCATCAGAGACAAAAACTGTGGGACAAAGGTTTTTCGTGAAGTAGTTGATGAAATTGCTATGTTAATGGCTTATGAGGTGTCTCGCGATATGCCTCTAGAGGACATCGAAATTGAAACACCGATTGGTAAATCAATTCAAAAAACATTAACAGGAAAAAAAGTAGCAATTGTACCAATCTTACGTGCAGGTATTGGCATGGTAGATGGAATGTTGGAATTGATTCCTGCAGCAAAAGTAGGACATGTTGGTTTGTATCGTGATGAAGAAACGTTTGAACCAGTTGAATATTTTGTTAAATTACCAGCTGATATTGCTGAACGTCAATTATTTGTTGTTGATCCAATGCTAGCAACTGGAGGATCAGCCATTATGGCAATCGATCTTCTGAAAAAACGTGGAGCAACTAACATTAAATTTGTTTGTTTAGTGGCAGCTCCAGAAGGTATTAAAGCCCTTCAAGAAGCTCATCCAGACATTGATATTATTACCGCTGGATTAGATGAAAAATTAAATGAACAAGGTTATATTGTACCTGGTTTAGGTGATGCTGGTGACCGTTTATTTGGAACTAAGTAA
- the glyA gene encoding serine hydroxymethyltransferase gives MDYQKSDAVLWDAIANEKNRQEKTIELIASENFVSEAVMAAQGSVLTNKYAEGYPGRRYYGGCEFVDVVENLAIDRVCDLFDAKFANVQPHSGSQANTAAYLSLVEPGDTIMGMDLTAGGHLTHGSPVNFSGKTYNFVSYGVDPVTEVIDYEVVKILARKHQPKLIVAGASAYSREIDFKRFREIADSVGAKLMVDMAHIAGLVATGLHQNPVLYADIVTSTTHKTLRGPRGGIILTNDPDLAKKINSNIFPGIQGGPLEHVIAAKAAAFREALLPEFKDYMEQVVSNAKVMARVFNQTTGPRLISGDTDNHLLLIDVSGFGLTGKEAEAILDSVHMTVNKNTIPFESRSPFETSGIRIGTPAITSRGFKEEDAQKVAELITEALTHHENNEQLDKIRAEVAALIEKHPLYK, from the coding sequence ATGGATTACCAAAAATCTGATGCTGTGTTGTGGGATGCAATTGCAAATGAAAAGAATCGTCAAGAAAAAACTATTGAATTGATTGCTTCAGAGAATTTCGTTTCAGAGGCTGTTATGGCAGCGCAAGGTAGTGTATTAACCAATAAGTATGCTGAAGGCTATCCAGGTAGACGTTATTATGGCGGCTGCGAATTCGTGGATGTTGTCGAGAATTTAGCGATTGATCGTGTATGTGATTTATTTGATGCCAAATTTGCCAATGTTCAACCTCACTCTGGTTCGCAAGCTAATACTGCAGCTTATTTATCTCTTGTTGAACCTGGAGACACAATTATGGGAATGGATTTAACTGCTGGGGGACACTTAACTCACGGTTCACCTGTAAACTTTAGTGGTAAAACTTATAACTTTGTTTCGTATGGTGTTGATCCAGTAACAGAAGTAATTGATTACGAAGTAGTTAAAATTTTAGCTAGAAAACATCAACCTAAATTAATTGTTGCAGGAGCAAGTGCTTATTCAAGAGAAATTGATTTCAAACGTTTCAGAGAAATTGCTGATAGTGTGGGTGCTAAATTAATGGTAGACATGGCACATATTGCTGGCTTAGTTGCAACAGGCCTACATCAAAATCCAGTTTTATATGCAGATATCGTAACATCTACTACTCATAAAACATTAAGAGGCCCTCGCGGGGGAATCATCTTAACCAATGATCCAGATTTAGCTAAAAAAATAAATAGTAATATTTTCCCTGGTATCCAAGGAGGTCCTTTAGAGCATGTGATTGCAGCCAAAGCTGCTGCCTTTAGAGAAGCTTTATTACCAGAGTTTAAAGATTATATGGAACAAGTAGTTAGCAATGCTAAAGTCATGGCACGAGTGTTTAATCAAACAACTGGTCCAAGATTGATTAGTGGAGATACAGACAATCATTTGTTATTAATCGATGTAAGTGGTTTTGGCTTAACAGGAAAAGAAGCAGAAGCTATTTTAGATAGCGTTCATATGACTGTTAATAAAAATACAATTCCGTTTGAAAGTCGTAGTCCATTTGAAACAAGTGGTATTAGAATTGGAACACCAGCGATCACATCAAGAGGATTTAAAGAAGAAGATGCTCAAAAAGTTGCTGAATTAATAACAGAAGCCCTAACTCATCATGAAAATAACGAACAGTTAGATAAGATTAGAGCAGAAGTTGCTGCTTTAATTGAAAAACATCCACTTTATAAATAA
- a CDS encoding L-threonylcarbamoyladenylate synthase: METKIIHPQEIEEAVKAIKEGELVSFPTETVYGLGADATNEEAVKNVYLAKGRPSDNPLIVHVASCKQVTPFVSNIPEKAQRLMDTFWPGPLTLIFKLKSAESLPSVVTGGLETAAFRMPNNELTLQLIKESETVLVGPSANTSGLPSPTTANHVYQDLAGKIFGVLDGGASFVGIESTVLDMSQENGVPVILRPGAITKEQLEEVIGEVEMDQHILTEKEAPKAPGMKYKHYSPKTPVIMIDYQKNNWQEAINEFKNEHKKIGIMTHPEKKSLLNGYDAYYKLSQKYDVVEAMRYLFAGLRYLDEDKLDLDIILVETYPEVGVGMAYMNRLKKAANQKTYKK, from the coding sequence ATGGAGACGAAAATAATCCATCCACAAGAAATAGAAGAAGCAGTTAAGGCTATAAAAGAAGGAGAGTTAGTTTCTTTTCCGACTGAAACAGTTTATGGTCTTGGCGCTGATGCAACTAATGAAGAAGCTGTCAAAAATGTTTATTTAGCAAAAGGAAGACCTAGTGATAATCCTTTGATTGTCCATGTTGCCAGTTGTAAGCAAGTCACACCTTTTGTTTCTAATATTCCAGAAAAAGCACAACGTTTGATGGATACTTTTTGGCCGGGACCATTAACACTTATTTTCAAATTAAAAAGTGCTGAGTCTCTACCTTCTGTTGTAACTGGTGGCTTAGAAACAGCAGCATTTAGAATGCCTAATAACGAGTTAACTCTTCAATTAATAAAAGAGTCAGAAACAGTTTTAGTAGGACCAAGTGCTAATACATCGGGGTTACCAAGCCCTACAACTGCTAATCATGTCTATCAAGATCTAGCTGGTAAAATATTTGGTGTGCTTGATGGAGGAGCGTCTTTTGTTGGTATTGAGTCTACTGTATTAGATATGTCTCAAGAAAATGGCGTGCCGGTCATTTTAAGGCCTGGAGCTATAACAAAAGAGCAATTAGAAGAAGTGATTGGTGAAGTTGAAATGGATCAGCATATTTTGACTGAAAAAGAAGCACCCAAAGCACCAGGAATGAAATATAAACATTACTCACCAAAGACTCCCGTTATCATGATTGATTATCAAAAGAATAATTGGCAAGAAGCAATTAATGAATTTAAAAATGAGCATAAAAAGATTGGTATTATGACTCATCCAGAGAAAAAAAGCTTACTAAACGGCTATGATGCTTATTACAAACTCTCTCAAAAATATGATGTAGTCGAAGCAATGCGTTATTTATTTGCTGGATTACGATATTTAGACGAAGATAAATTAGACTTGGATATTATCTTAGTTGAGACTTATCCAGAAGTAGGGGTTGGGATGGCATATATGAACCGTTTAAAGAAAGCCGCAAATCAAAAAACATATAAAAAATAA
- the prmC gene encoding peptide chain release factor N(5)-glutamine methyltransferase codes for MTSLNTYFEVLKWASSFLEERNLEPTLAEYLILERKEWTKTDLLLNLKKEVPQEELTSFESDLNQIARHVPVQYLIGSCEFYGRRFLVNEHTLIPRPETEELVELILKENLNESKQIVDIGVGTGAISLSLKRERPNWHVMGFDISKEALEVARENAKKLKQEVTFLESDVLSGYHLSKKIDILVSNPPYISIDEWEEMDISVRENEPKEALFAEDNGLAIYKKIAKEARDYLAVDGKIYLEIGYLQGKAVAAIFQASFPEKEVQVIKDMNGQDRIIKVI; via the coding sequence ATGACTAGTTTAAATACTTATTTTGAAGTCCTTAAATGGGCTTCTTCTTTTTTAGAGGAAAGAAATTTAGAGCCAACACTTGCTGAGTACTTAATATTGGAAAGAAAAGAGTGGACTAAAACGGATCTACTCTTAAATTTAAAAAAAGAAGTACCTCAAGAAGAGTTAACCTCATTTGAATCCGATTTAAATCAAATTGCTAGGCATGTTCCGGTACAATATTTAATCGGCTCATGTGAGTTTTATGGTCGTCGTTTTTTAGTGAATGAACATACTTTAATCCCAAGACCAGAAACAGAAGAATTAGTTGAACTTATTCTAAAAGAAAATCTGAATGAGTCGAAACAAATTGTTGATATAGGTGTAGGAACTGGTGCTATAAGTTTATCTTTAAAAAGAGAGCGACCTAATTGGCATGTAATGGGATTCGATATTTCTAAAGAAGCACTGGAAGTTGCTAGAGAAAATGCTAAAAAATTAAAGCAAGAGGTTACTTTTTTAGAAAGTGATGTTCTTTCCGGCTATCATTTATCAAAAAAAATAGATATTCTTGTTTCGAATCCACCATATATCAGTATAGATGAGTGGGAAGAAATGGATATTTCGGTTAGAGAAAATGAACCTAAAGAAGCATTGTTTGCTGAGGATAATGGCCTAGCAATCTATAAAAAAATTGCTAAAGAAGCTAGAGATTATCTAGCAGTAGATGGGAAAATTTATTTAGAAATAGGTTATTTACAAGGAAAAGCAGTAGCTGCTATTTTTCAAGCTAGTTTTCCAGAAAAAGAAGTACAAGTTATCAAAGACATGAACGGACAAGATAGAATAATAAAAGTGATATAA
- the prfA gene encoding peptide chain release factor 1, with product MFDQLQSLEDRYEELGELLSDPEVVSDTKRFMELSKEEANTRETVEVYRRYKEVVQGIADSEELLGEKLDDELQELAKEELAEFKNEKEELEEKIKILLLPKDPNDDKNIIMEIRGAAGGDEAALFAGDLFEMYQSYAAAQGWKFEVMDANITGIGGYKEVTIMITGDSVFSKLKYESGAHRVQRVPSTESQGRVHTSTATVVVLPEAEEVELDLADKDIRIDIYHASGAGGQHVNKTASAVRLTHIPTGIVVAMQDERSQLKNREKAMKVLRARVYDQLEQESRSEYDANRKSAVGTGDRSERIRTYNFPQNRVTDHRIGLTIQKLDQILAGKVDEIIDALIIYDQTEQLAKLND from the coding sequence ATGTTTGATCAATTACAATCTCTAGAAGATCGTTATGAAGAACTTGGAGAATTACTAAGTGACCCAGAAGTAGTAAGTGACACGAAACGCTTCATGGAATTATCAAAAGAAGAAGCAAATACAAGAGAGACAGTTGAAGTTTACCGCCGTTATAAAGAGGTTGTTCAAGGTATTGCTGACTCTGAAGAATTACTTGGAGAAAAATTAGATGATGAATTACAAGAATTAGCTAAGGAAGAATTAGCTGAATTTAAAAATGAAAAAGAAGAATTAGAAGAAAAAATTAAAATTCTTTTATTACCAAAAGATCCAAATGATGATAAAAATATTATCATGGAAATCCGCGGTGCTGCTGGTGGAGATGAAGCAGCTTTATTTGCTGGTGATTTATTTGAAATGTACCAAAGTTACGCAGCTGCTCAAGGATGGAAATTTGAAGTAATGGATGCTAATATCACAGGCATCGGTGGGTATAAAGAAGTAACAATTATGATTACAGGTGATAGTGTCTTCTCTAAATTAAAATATGAAAGTGGCGCACACCGTGTTCAACGTGTTCCTTCAACAGAATCTCAAGGTCGTGTTCATACATCAACTGCAACAGTTGTTGTATTACCAGAAGCAGAAGAAGTAGAGTTAGACTTAGCTGATAAAGATATCCGTATTGACATTTATCATGCAAGTGGCGCTGGTGGTCAGCACGTTAATAAGACGGCATCTGCAGTTCGTCTAACACATATCCCAACAGGCATTGTTGTTGCGATGCAAGATGAACGTTCTCAGTTAAAAAACAGAGAAAAAGCAATGAAAGTTTTGCGTGCTCGTGTTTATGATCAATTAGAGCAAGAAAGTCGTAGTGAGTACGATGCTAACCGTAAATCTGCTGTTGGAACGGGAGATCGTTCAGAACGTATTAGAACATATAACTTCCCTCAAAACCGTGTAACAGACCATCGTATTGGCTTGACGATTCAAAAATTAGACCAAATTTTAGCTGGTAAAGTTGATGAAATTATTGATGCTTTAATTATCTATGATCAAACAGAACAGTTGGCTAAATTAAATGACTAG
- a CDS encoding thymidine kinase, whose protein sequence is MAQLFFKHGAMNSGKTIEILKVAHNYEEQNKPVVLMTSGLDTRDEVGTVSSRIGLKREAIPIFHDTDIYAKIESMSFKPYCILVDESQFLEKHHVIAFAKIVDELDIPVMAFGLKNDFKNELFEGSKYLLLYADKIEELKTICWFCHKKATMNLRMNDNEPVYTGEQIQIGGNESYFPVCRKHYVNPPKLRNNE, encoded by the coding sequence ATGGCACAACTATTTTTTAAACACGGCGCAATGAATAGTGGAAAAACAATTGAAATATTAAAAGTCGCTCATAACTATGAAGAACAGAACAAACCTGTTGTTTTAATGACGAGTGGATTAGATACTCGAGATGAAGTTGGAACAGTATCTAGTCGTATTGGTTTAAAACGTGAAGCGATTCCTATTTTTCATGATACCGATATTTATGCTAAAATAGAGTCAATGTCTTTTAAACCGTATTGTATTTTGGTAGATGAGTCACAATTTTTAGAAAAACATCATGTGATAGCTTTCGCTAAAATTGTAGACGAGCTGGATATTCCAGTTATGGCCTTTGGTTTGAAAAATGATTTTAAAAATGAACTATTTGAAGGCTCTAAATACTTGCTTCTTTATGCCGATAAAATTGAGGAATTAAAAACAATTTGTTGGTTCTGTCATAAGAAAGCAACCATGAATCTTAGAATGAATGACAATGAACCGGTTTATACTGGGGAGCAAATCCAAATTGGTGGGAATGAATCTTATTTCCCAGTATGTCGTAAACATTACGTAAATCCACCAAAATTAAGAAATAATGAATAA
- a CDS encoding FMN-dependent NADH-azoreductase — protein MNNVLVIKAHPLTANESRSLTVLDAFINAYKENHSEDAVTIVDIYEEEVPEIDKALFTAWKDAAQEKELTADQIARLIRYNELTEQFLNADKVIIANALWNLGIPSRLKAWIDTVVVNGKTFRYSETGPIGLTSGKKLLHIQSNGGQYGGSDPSSVYIKTIFNFMGVQDVEQIFVEGIDHHPEMGEQIINDAKEKAVTLAKTF, from the coding sequence ATGAACAATGTTTTAGTTATAAAAGCTCATCCTTTAACAGCAAATGAATCTCGTTCGTTAACTGTTTTAGATGCATTTATTAATGCTTATAAGGAAAATCATTCTGAAGATGCGGTAACAATCGTTGATATCTATGAAGAAGAAGTTCCTGAAATTGATAAAGCTCTTTTCACAGCATGGAAAGACGCAGCACAAGAAAAAGAATTAACAGCAGATCAAATTGCTAGATTGATTCGCTACAACGAATTAACTGAACAGTTTTTAAATGCTGATAAAGTTATTATCGCTAACGCTCTTTGGAATTTAGGGATTCCATCTCGCTTGAAAGCTTGGATTGATACAGTTGTCGTTAACGGTAAAACTTTCAGATACTCTGAAACTGGGCCAATCGGTTTAACTTCAGGGAAAAAATTACTACACATTCAATCTAATGGTGGACAATACGGTGGAAGTGACCCTTCATCTGTATACATCAAAACAATCTTTAACTTTATGGGTGTTCAAGATGTTGAACAAATTTTTGTTGAAGGTATCGATCACCATCCAGAAATGGGCGAACAAATTATCAACGATGCAAAAGAAAAAGCAGTTACTCTTGCTAAAACTTTTTAA